The following are from one region of the Siniperca chuatsi isolate FFG_IHB_CAS linkage group LG21, ASM2008510v1, whole genome shotgun sequence genome:
- the rcn3 gene encoding reticulocalbin-3 isoform X1, which translates to MMLLKSLASLCVLAAVAFAVPAQEKRIHHHADLSDHAHDDAHGFQYDHEAFLGKEEAKTFDQLTPEESKDKLAKIVDRIDTDKDGYVSHAELHHWIKHRQRRYIEENVNKHWKDYDKNQDGKIGWEEYKNTTYGYYLDEEFADVEDKATYKSMLTRDERRFKTADRDGDGIATREEFTAFLHPEEFDYMKDVVVQETVEDIDKNGDGKINLDEYIGDMYTPENGEREPDWVQTERKHFSEFRDANKDGYLDAGEVAHWILPGEVDHADNEAKHLIHETDTDKDAKITKKEILDNWNMFVGSQATNYGEDLTKRHDEL; encoded by the exons ATGATGCTGCTGAAGTCACTAGCATCCCTCTGCGTCCTGGCTGCAGTTGCCTTTGCTGTACCTGCTCAGGAGAAGCGCATCCATCACCACGCTGACCTGAGCGACCACGCCCACGACGATGCTCACGGCTTCCAGTACGACCACGAGGCCTTCCTGGGCAAGGAGGAGGCCAAGACCTTTGACCAGCTGACCCCCGAGGAGAGCAAAGACAAATTAGC GAAGATTGTGGACCGCATTGACACTGACAAGGACGGCTACGTCAGTCATGCAGAGCTGCACCATTGGATCAAACACCGGCAGAGGAGGTACATCGAGGAGAATGTGAACAAACACTGGAAGGACTACGACAAGAACCAAGACGGCAAGATAGGCTGGGAGGAGTACAAAAACACCACCTACGGCTACTATCTGG ATGAGGAGTTTGCTGACGTTGAAGACAAGGCCACCTATAAGTCCATGCTCACCCGGGATGAAAGGCGCTTCAAGACAGCTGACCGAGACGGTGACGGTATTGCCACACGTGAGGAGTTCACTGCCTTCCTTCACCCTGAGGAGTTTGATTACATGAAAGACGTGGTAGTGCAG GAAACTGTGGAAGACATCGATAAGAACGGCGATGGCAAGATCAACTTAGACGAGTACATTG GTGACATGTACACACCAGAGAACGGGGAGAGGGAGCCTGACTGGGtccagacagagaggaaacattTCTCAGAGTTCAGAGATGCCAACAAG GATGGCTACCTGGATGCTGGGGAGGTGGCCCACTGGATTCTGCCAGGAGAGGTTGACCATGCTGACAATGAAGCCAAACACTTGATCCATGAGACAGACACCGACAAG GACGCCAAAATAACCAAGAAGGAGATTCTGGACAACTGGAACATGTTTGTGGGCAGCCAGGCGACCAATTACGGGGAAGATTTAACAAAGAGACATGATGAACTTTGA